From the genome of Flavobacterium sediminis:
TAGATAAGCACAATATGCTGAAAGATCAGATTAAAATGATGCAACAGCAAATGAAAAAGATTTAATAAAAAAATCCCCTGAGTACTCAGGGGATTTTTTTATTTTGTGAATATCATCTTTCCGGCGATCAGTAAAAGTATCACTCCGAATATTTTGCGTAGTACTTTTTCATTTAAACCAACGGCAATTTTACTACCTAAAAATCCGCCTACAATAAAAAAGAGAGAAATCATCACGGCGTAACGCCAATCAACAAAACCTTCTTTATGATAATTCAGAACCGCTAAAAGTGTTACCGGTGGTAATAGCGCTGCCAGACTGGTTCCCTGTGCTTCCTGCTGAGTAAATCCCAACAGCAGCAGCAGAGGTACTATTATAATCCCTCCTCCTATACCTATTAATCCGCTCAGTATCCCTGCTAAAAGTCCTATACATATTAAAAAGAGTATTATTTGCAGTGTCATTCTACTCATTTTAGTAACCGGCTGTCGGAATAACTAACTCATACATTTTCCCTGATTTATTCGGTAAACTTTTATCACGAAGCCAAGGGTTATGTAATTTTAGGATTTTATAATTGATTCCCTGAGACTTAGCAAAATCTGCCAGATCATTAATTGTACTATCAACCTGAATGGTCTTAAACGGTACTTCTTTATACAATGCTTCCTGAGGGATCGCAAATCCGTATTTAGCTGAATTCTGCATGATCTCTTTTAATGCCAGAATACGAAAAACATAACGAGAGGTTTCTTCAGGCAGCAGTAAATCGTAAAAATCGCCAACTTGTTGTTCCTCCAATCTTCTGGAAACCCCATTCATTCCACCGTTATAAGAAGCTGCTGCCAATGTCCAGCTTCCGAATTTAGCATAAGCCTCTTTTAAATAAGCACAGGCAGCTTCGGTAGATTTTACCAGATCATAACGTTCGTCTACATAACTATTCACTTCCATCCCGTTCTCTTTGGCCGTTGCCGGCATAAATTGCCATACTCCTCTTGCTCCGGCAGGAGAAACCGCATTGACCAAGCTACTTTCGATTACGGCTAAATATTTAAAATCATCCGGCACTCCGTTTTTTTTCAAAATAGGTTCGATCACCGGAAAAACTTTATTGGCTCTTTTGATAACCAAAGTGGTATTGGAATGATAATTCATATTGGTTACCATTTCACGATCCAAGCGCTCCTGAACATCCGTTATTTTATAAGGAACTACTTCATCAGCAAAATTCATTTGCTTAGGATAGTCTACATAAACAGATTCTTTCACAACGGTGGCTGTAGCATAAACAAATAAACTTGCCACTAAAACAACTCCTAAAATTACACCGATCTTTTTCATACTACTTGTTTTCTTGTTTTTTCTTCTAATATTACTGAGGGTAAATTTTGATTTAACCACATGAATTTATTTATAATCATAATATGTGTTCCTCCCTTTACAACTATACAATCTGAAATATATTGTATAGGAAACACTTCGTCTTTATCTCCGTGAATATGAACAACTTCATCATCCGGCTCTGTTCGTGACCAATTGACAACATTTTGTATTGACCAGTCGAGATAGTATTTATCTCTGACGCTTAAATACTTTTCATAAAGCTTAATCCGTTTAGCAACAATACTGTTCCCGAACGAATATTTCACCAGACTATCCGTATTAGCCAACAAACCGGTAGGTATCAATTTGTAGGCCAAAGTTTTTTTTGCAAACTGCATTTTTTTCGGGAGTTCTTTATTGGTTTTAACGCTTGAGATGATTATTACTTTAGAAACATTCAAAAACCGTTTCATTTCCTGAACTAAAATCCCTCCGAAAGATACTCCTATCAAAACTGCTTTATCATGCTTTACATTTTCACTCATTCGCTTGGCATATTGTTCCAAAGTTTCTTCCGGCAACGGTACCATCCATTCCAAAAAAACATTTCGAATTGCTCTTCCGGTAACTTTATATTCTCAAAAATAGCCGGGCTTGCAGCCAGACCGGGCATAAAATAAACAGGAATCTTAGCCATACAATCTATATCTGTTTTGTAAAGTCACTATAAAAATACCATTTTATTTTTCTTTTCTGTATTTTTCAAAATAGAATTTATAAATTTTAACTTTCTGTTAGAAACTTTAAAAGTTTAACGCCATATTGATTTGAATTTGACAATCAAATCACTAACTTTGCAGAAGTAATTGAAAATTATTTTTTTGATTCGCAACGAAATCAACACACGTTCTACCATAAAATATTTTTCAGATGGAAATAAAAGATAACGAACTGTTAAGACAATTCGAAGTTAAAACTGACGAAGGCCTACTGACCATTGAATACTCACTTCAGGAAAGAAAGATTTTTTTAACCAAATTCTGCCCAAATGATTGTGAAGATGAAAAAGTACATCAAGAATTTATAAAAACTGTTTTAGACCTGGTAGAGGAGCGAAATTTACGAGTTGTTCCTACCCATGCTAAACTGATCAGTTTTTTCAGAAAGAACAGAAGATACCAGAATATGCTACCTCCGGGAATTAAAATATAAAAAAACACGCTTAAAGCGTGTTTTGTCTTTTTTATACTAAAGTATCCGTAAATTCAATTCTGACAGCACCTTCTTCGTCAATTTTTGACAAATTGACCGGGCGAAGTGTATTTACTAATTCCGGATTCCAAGGAGTTTTTACTTTTACATAATTCTCTGTGAATCCATGAATATAGCCTTCTTTATTTTCGCCTTCAAACAATACTGTTCTCGCTGTTCCGATCTGACTTTCATAAAAAGCTCTACGCTTTTTAACCGAAAGCCCTCTAAGCATTTTGCTTCTTTTAGAACGCACGTTCATAGGCACCACGCCTTCCATTGCAACAGCTTCCGTATTATCTCGCTCAGAATAAGTAAACACGTGTAAATAAGAAATATCCAAATCGTTTAAAAAATGATAGGTTTCCAAGAAATGTTCATCTGTTTCACCCGGAAAGCCGACAATAACATCTACTCCGATACACGCATGTGGCATCACTTCACGAATTTTCGCCACTCGCTCTGCATACAATTCCCGTAAATAACGACGTTTCATTTTCTTTAAAATGTCGTTACTTCCGCTTTGCAACGGAATATGAAAATGCGGCACAAAAGTTCGACTGTTTGCTACAAAATCAATCGTTTCATTTTTCAACAAATTAGGTTCAATAGACGAAATACGCAAACGTTCAATCCCTTTTACTTTATCCAAATTCTGAACCAATTCCAGAAAAGTATGTTCGTGCTTTTTATTACCAAACTCTCCTTTTCCGTAATCCCCGATATTTACTCCGGTCAATACAATTTCTTTAATTCCTTTTGCAGAAATTTCAGCAGCATTTTTCAATACATTTTCCATGGTATCGCTACGAGAAATACCTCTCGCCAAAGGAATAGTACAATAGGTGCATTTATAATCGCAACCGTCCTGCACTTTTAAAAACGCACGTGTTCTATCACCAATAGAATAGCTCCCTACATAAAAATCAGCTTCTTCAATTTCGCACGAATGTACTTCACCCATATCGTTTTTAGACAGGTCGTTGATATAATCTGTAATCTTGAATTTCTCAGTTGCTCCCAGAACTAAATCCACACCATCAACTGCGGCTAGTTCCTCCGGTTTTAACTGGGCATAACATCCCACAGCCGCTATAAAGGCTTTTTCATTCTTTTTTAGCGCTTTACGTACTATTTGTTTGAATTGTTTATCGGCATTATCCGTAACCGAACAAGTGTTTATCACATAAATATCAGCTACTTCATCAAAGTCAACGCGGTCAAAGCCTTCGTCTTGAAAATTTCTGGCAATTGTAGAGGTTTCTGAGAAATTTAATTTACACCCTAAAGTGTAGAATGCTACTTTATTTTTATTTTCCATATATAACTCTCAATTAATGAAATCGTTGTCAAAAAATTGAGGAGTGCAAAGATAAGATTAAATTAGATATCTAGACTATTGTAAAGCTTAGATATTTTTAAATCTGATGTTGTTTCTAAAACAATTCTGTAACTTTTAAAAAATTTCTTGCGTATAATTACCAAAAAAATTATGAGTGGATATTATGGCTCTCCAAAAACTGTAATAAAAAACAATAAAGATTTACTTGGAGAAAAAAATAGACTTTCTATAAAAGATTATTTAAGTGTAAAACATTGCGACACCAAAGATTCTATTAAATCTAGTCTTGAACAATTGGAAGCAATTCGAACTAAACTTCAAGTCGAAAATAAAAAAAGAAAGAAACGCCAAATTATATTAGCTGCGCTTTCATTATTTCTTAGCATTTTATTACTTTATATAATTCCTAAAATTACTTCCTAACATTATTGCTTAGTCCTATTTTTTTAAGACAAAAAAGAGAAGCTAAAAAACTTCTCTTTCAACCAACATTAATCTTCTATCTCTTTACCTATATCCTGGATCGAGTCGACTTTTACTTCTTCATTTTTCCATTTTTTCTCTAAAAAAATATAAAAAAGGTACGCAGACAAAGCTCCGGCCGGTACGCCGATAAGCGCCATCATTATCTTATTATCCCAATCTATTGAAATATCGAAAAAAACGGTTACCAGTCCTATTGTAAAACCTATAATTGCCTGTCCTGCGTAATAGACTACTATTCCTAAAATAGCATACAACCATTTGTTTTGGCTATATTTTTCTGCTAATTGGTAAAAATATTTTCCTACCCAATAAATTAAAATAAGCCCAAACATTATTCTTTTCTGTATTTCTTAGTTTCTTCAAATACGTGTTCTAAAATTGCCGCATCTTGTTCTGTAAATTCTATATGGCGACGCGCCATAACTATTTTAGCCGTTTCAAAAGCTTTTTTAGTCAAATAAGTAGTAAAACCTGAAGCTCCACCCCAAGAAAAACTTGGCACAAAATTTCGAGGAAATCCACTCCCGAAAATATTGGTAGAAACACCTACAACTGTTCCGGTATTAAACATTGTATTGATACCACATTTACTATGATCTCCCATCATTAAACCACAAAACTGTAAGCCGGTCTTTGCAAAATTTTCTGTCTCATAACTCCACAAACGCACCGGTTCATAATTATTCTTTAGGTTTGAATTATTACTATCTGCTCCAATGTTACACCATTCTCCTAAAACAGAATTTCCTAAAAACCCATCATGACCTTTGTTTGAATATGCGAATAAGACCGAATTATTTACTTCTCCTCCCACTCTACAATGCGGACCAACAGTCGTTGCCCCATAAATTTTAGCCCGAGTTTTACCTGTGCTTCTTCACCCAAGGCAAATGGTCCACGAATTAATGATCCTTCCATGATCTCTGAATTAGCACCTATATAAATTGGCCCGGACGAAGCGTTCAAAGTCACAAATTCTAATTGTGCTCCTTCTTCAATAAATATATTCTCCGGAGCAATGACGTTAACACTTTTAGGAATAGGTTGAGAAACCCTGCCTTCTGTTAAAAGTTCAAAGTCTTCACGAATTGCTAAATCATTTTTAGCAAAAATATCCCATGTATTTTCAATACGAATAAAATCTTCCTCATAATCCAATAGTTCGTACTCATCAAAATCAATCTCCTCCTGAGTATCATCTGTAAAAAATGCTATGATCTCTTCTCCGGCAATTATGGCTTGATTGCGTTCTAAATTCAGAATCATTTCAACTAAAACATCATTCGGAAAAAAAGAAGCGTTAATCATGATATTCTCCTCCATTTCTACCATCGGGTATTTATCCATTAAATACTCCTCTGTTAAAGTTGTCGTTGTATAGCCTAAAAACCTTTCCCACTTTTCTCTGATGGTCAGGATACCTACACGAATATCAGCGACCGGACGGGTAAACGTAAACGGTAATAACGCATTGCGT
Proteins encoded in this window:
- a CDS encoding lytic transglycosylase domain-containing protein; the encoded protein is MKKIGVILGVVLVASLFVYATATVVKESVYVDYPKQMNFADEVVPYKITDVQERLDREMVTNMNYHSNTTLVIKRANKVFPVIEPILKKNGVPDDFKYLAVIESSLVNAVSPAGARGVWQFMPATAKENGMEVNSYVDERYDLVKSTEAACAYLKEAYAKFGSWTLAAASYNGGMNGVSRRLEEQQVGDFYDLLLPEETSRYVFRILALKEIMQNSAKYGFAIPQEALYKEVPFKTIQVDSTINDLADFAKSQGINYKILKLHNPWLRDKSLPNKSGKMYELVIPTAGY
- the mtaB gene encoding tRNA (N(6)-L-threonylcarbamoyladenosine(37)-C(2))-methylthiotransferase MtaB — translated: MENKNKVAFYTLGCKLNFSETSTIARNFQDEGFDRVDFDEVADIYVINTCSVTDNADKQFKQIVRKALKKNEKAFIAAVGCYAQLKPEELAAVDGVDLVLGATEKFKITDYINDLSKNDMGEVHSCEIEEADFYVGSYSIGDRTRAFLKVQDGCDYKCTYCTIPLARGISRSDTMENVLKNAAEISAKGIKEIVLTGVNIGDYGKGEFGNKKHEHTFLELVQNLDKVKGIERLRISSIEPNLLKNETIDFVANSRTFVPHFHIPLQSGSNDILKKMKRRYLRELYAERVAKIREVMPHACIGVDVIVGFPGETDEHFLETYHFLNDLDISYLHVFTYSERDNTEAVAMEGVVPMNVRSKRSKMLRGLSVKKRRAFYESQIGTARTVLFEGENKEGYIHGFTENYVKVKTPWNPELVNTLRPVNLSKIDEEGAVRIEFTDTLV
- a CDS encoding sulfite exporter TauE/SafE family protein, which codes for MTLQIILFLICIGLLAGILSGLIGIGGGIIIVPLLLLLGFTQQEAQGTSLAALLPPVTLLAVLNYHKEGFVDWRYAVMISLFFIVGGFLGSKIAVGLNEKVLRKIFGVILLLIAGKMIFTK
- a CDS encoding GNAT family N-acetyltransferase, with amino-acid sequence MEIKDNELLRQFEVKTDEGLLTIEYSLQERKIFLTKFCPNDCEDEKVHQEFIKTVLDLVEERNLRVVPTHAKLISFFRKNRRYQNMLPPGIKI